One genomic window of Nicotiana sylvestris chromosome 10, ASM39365v2, whole genome shotgun sequence includes the following:
- the LOC104219740 gene encoding uncharacterized protein yields MVVDVRRVNDRLMTIKLVVGGITFSMISAYAPQVCLGKEVKRLFWDDLDEVVHSILPSKKFVIGGDFNGHIGVIAKGYDEVHDGFGFGVRNEGGTSLLDFAKAFDPILANSCFQKKEEHLVTFRSKVSRTQIDYLLLMRGDRGLCTDCKVISSECLLT; encoded by the coding sequence ATGGTGGTGGATGTTAGGAGGGTGAATGATAGGCTAATGACTATTAAGCTGGTGGTTGGTGGGATCACTTTTAGCATGATTAGCGCTTACGCGCCTCAGGTGTGCCTAGGCAAGGAGGTCAAAAGGCTCTTTTGGGATGATTTGGATGAGGTTGTGCATAGTATTCTGCCCTCCAAGAAGTTCGTCATTGGGGGTGATTTTAATGGCCATATTGGGGTGATAGCTAAAGGTTATGATGAGGTGCATGACGGGTTTGGTTTCGGAGTTAGGAATGAGGGCGGTACATCTTTGTTGGATTTTGCTAAAGCATTTGACCCGATCTTAGCTAATTCGTGTTTCCAGAAGAAGGAGGAACACTTGGTCACTTTCCGGAGTAAGGTTTCCAGGACTCAAATTGATTACCTTCTCCTTATGAGGGGTGATAGGGGCCTGTGTACTGATTGCAAGGTTATCTCGAGTGAGTGTCTGTTGACGTAA
- the LOC138880273 gene encoding uncharacterized protein, giving the protein MDLEVKRVRKKRALYDQPKIKWGALSKAKAQGLREKLLAMGAWRSNVNTSSMWTTTTTYIKEAAREVLGVSTSYLGGHKGDWLWNEEVQEKVEAKKVAYLKLVGSTDEEEQRTRRERYKLARKEAKLAVIVAKIVAFERLYEDLGVKRGDRKLYKLAKMRERNARDLEQVWCIKYEDGRFLVEEAGIKRRW; this is encoded by the coding sequence ATGGACTTGGAGGTCAAGAGAGTAAGGAAGAAGAGAGCACTGTACGACCAACCGAAGATTAAGTGGGGAGCCTTGTCTAAGGCAAAGGCGCAAGGGTTGAGGGAAAAGCTGTTGGCCATGGGGGCCTGGAGGAGTAATGTGAACACAAGTAGTATGTGGACCACGACAACGACCTACATTAAGGAAGCTGCTAGAGAGGTGTTAGGCGTATCAACGAGTTATTTGGGAGGCCACAAAGGGGACTGGTTGTGGAATGAGGAGGTCCAAGAAAAAGTGGAAGCTAAGAAAGTCGCATATCTGAAGCTAGTGGGGAGCACTGATGAGGAGGAGCAGAGGACGCGTAGGGAGCGTTATAAGTTGGCAAGGAAAGAGGCAAAATTGGCAGTCATAGTGGCTAAGATTGTAGCTTTTGAGCGATTGTATGAGGATCTTGGGGTCAAAAGAGGCGACAGaaagttgtacaagttagccaaGATGAGGGAGAGGAATGCTCGGGACCTGGAACAAGTATGGTGCATCAAATATGAAGACGGTAGGTTTCTGGTGGAAGAGGCGGGTATTAAGCGTAGATGGTAG
- the LOC104219739 gene encoding F-box/FBD/LRR-repeat protein At1g13570-like, producing the protein MMSSEGKRHCCLTLPSDVLSNLPENVIDGILMCLPFKDAVRTSILSDIWRYKWCRLPELTLDKAVWTTKTNGMLCPSKISIIIYHILMLHVGPITKFILHITSLRSYLEIDDLIYFLSKNGIQHLVLTLPFSRSPYKLPVSFFKCLQLRYLTLRNCLILPPPNFKGFDRLISLELRNVTISSKFLESLISKCLLLEQLVLRISEHLNSIEIKAPKLRSFDFKGNIKFIILKDVPRLAKLSLANTRNDEKAGKCDIAKFLESFTALEHLYLGNGSIEFFAGAGGTVLKRFPFIFNCVKRLYLSDCCLGELEFNSCVVGLIRSFPCLQYLEIEVLYLYVDGTSALQSLEVEHFSDVTFNQLKEVNLKYIKGSKPLLQLMKLLLAKSPVLVRMLIDSYLDEESAAINICATELSKFQRASPKAEVVFIKQNSHLAKSISAYIAKIRS; encoded by the exons ATGATGTCGTCTGAGGGCAAAAGGCATTGTTGTCTAACTTTACCTTCCGATGTACTTAGCAACCTTCCTGAGAATGTAATTGATGGCATTTTGATGTGTTTGCCTTTTAAAGATGCTGTGAGGACGAGCATCTTATCAGACATATGGAGATATAAATGGTGCCGACTTCCAGAGTTAACGCTTGATAAAGCTGTTTGGACAACTAAAACTAATGGAATGTTATGTCCAAGTAAAATTTCCATTATTATCTACCACATTTTGATGCTTCATGTAGGGCCAATTACAAAGTTTATCCTCCACATTACTAGTTTGCGTAGTTATCTTGAGATTGATGACTTGATATATTTTCTCTCTAAAAATGGCATTCAACATCTTGTTCTTACACTTCCATTCAGTCGTAGCCCATACAAATTGCCTGTATCATTTTTCAAATGCTTGCAGTTGCGGTATTTGACTCTCCGGAATTGTTTAATACTTCCTCCACCAAACTTCAAAGGATTTGACAGGTTAATTAGCCTGGAATTACGCAACGTCacaatttcttccaaatttctTGAAAGTTTAATCTCTAAATGCCTGCTGCTCGAGCAGTTGGTGTTGCGAATCTCAGAACATTTGAACTCTATTGAAATTAAAGCTCCCAAGTTGAGATCCTTTGACTTCAAAGGCAatataaaatttattattttGAAAGATGTCCCTCGTCTTGCAAAACTTTCACTTGCAAATACTAGAAATGATGAGAAGGCAGGAAAATGTGACATTGCCAAGTTTCTTGAGTCTTTTACAGCTCTTGAGCATCTCTACTTGGGTAATGGTAGTATCGAG TTCTTTGCTGGAGCAGGTGGAACTGTATTAAAAAGGTTTCCCTTTATTTTTAACTGTGTCAAACGTCTTTACCTATCTGATTGTTGTCTGGGTGAATTGGAGTTCAACTCCTGTGTTGTTGGCTTGATTAGAAGCTTTCCATGTTTACAATATCTAGAAATTGAG GTGCTTTATCTTTATGTTGATGGTACATCTGCACTTCAATCTCTTGAAGTGGAACATTTCTCGGATGTGACATTTAATCAACTCAAGGAAGTTAATCTAAAGTATATTAAAGGCTCAAAGCCTTTGTTGCAGCTTATGAAGCTTCTGTTAGCCAAGTCTCCGGTGCTGGTGAGAATGCTAATCGATTCATATCTAGATGAAGAATCTGCAGCAATCAACATATGCGCTACTGAGTTATCAAAATTTCAGCGTGCATCACCTAAAGCAGAAGTTGTCTTCATCAAACAAAATTCTCACTTGGCTAAATCGATTTCAGCGTACATCGCCAAAATCAGAAGTTAA